One window of Thermococcus sp. JdF3 genomic DNA carries:
- a CDS encoding NAD(P)/FAD-dependent oxidoreductase, translated as MKEMKYDVVVVGAGIAGPIVARNVAKSGYSVLLIDKKPAIGTPKQCAEGISIKVFEKYDIPYDRRFINREIYGAKLYSPSGYELELRYKEASGVILERKVFDKMLAYYAAKAGADVLARTEALDVIRKDGRIAGIKARHEDETVEIHADVIVAADGVESTIARKAGINTYAPPHEFDSSYEYEMLIEGYDPDMIHLWFGNEIAPRGYVWVFPKDEDRANVGIGINSDNPQTAKYYLDKWLKENNIPAKKLLEVNVGVVPVGGFVKELAKDNVLVVGDAARQVNPMHGGGMAEAMEAGTIASKWIVKALEEENLGLLRNYTTEWWETDGERLQKVLKVRKVTEKLSDEDLDLFIQILSGADAERIAGGDYGEVIRALLKHPKVILSPRRIKLLRELL; from the coding sequence ATGAAGGAGATGAAATACGACGTCGTCGTTGTCGGCGCCGGAATCGCCGGGCCGATAGTGGCGAGGAACGTTGCCAAATCAGGGTATTCGGTTCTGCTCATCGATAAGAAGCCCGCCATCGGCACGCCCAAACAGTGCGCCGAGGGCATAAGCATCAAAGTCTTTGAAAAATACGACATCCCCTACGACAGGCGCTTCATAAACCGCGAGATATACGGCGCCAAGCTCTACTCACCCAGCGGATACGAGCTTGAGCTCCGCTATAAAGAGGCCAGCGGTGTTATCCTCGAGAGGAAGGTCTTCGACAAGATGCTGGCCTACTACGCGGCAAAGGCCGGCGCCGACGTCCTCGCCAGAACCGAGGCGCTGGACGTCATCAGGAAGGACGGGAGGATAGCCGGCATCAAGGCCAGGCACGAGGATGAGACCGTTGAAATTCATGCCGATGTCATAGTCGCGGCGGACGGTGTGGAGAGCACGATCGCGAGGAAGGCGGGCATAAACACCTACGCCCCCCCGCACGAGTTCGATTCCAGCTACGAGTACGAGATGCTCATAGAGGGCTACGACCCGGACATGATACACCTCTGGTTCGGCAACGAGATAGCGCCGAGGGGCTACGTCTGGGTCTTCCCGAAGGACGAGGACAGGGCCAACGTCGGGATTGGCATCAACTCGGACAACCCGCAGACGGCCAAGTACTACCTCGACAAATGGCTGAAGGAGAACAACATTCCAGCGAAGAAGCTCCTTGAGGTGAACGTCGGCGTTGTCCCGGTCGGCGGCTTTGTCAAGGAACTCGCCAAGGACAACGTTCTCGTGGTCGGCGATGCTGCCAGGCAGGTAAACCCGATGCACGGCGGGGGAATGGCCGAGGCCATGGAAGCAGGAACGATAGCGAGCAAGTGGATAGTCAAGGCCCTCGAAGAGGAGAACCTCGGACTGCTCAGGAACTACACGACCGAATGGTGGGAAACCGATGGGGAGAGGCTTCAGAAGGTTCTCAAGGTCAGGAAGGTCACCGAGAAGCTCAGCGACGAGGACCTGGACCTCTTCATCCAGATACTCAGCGGTGCCGACGCAGAAAGGATAGCGGGCGGCGACTACGGAGAGGTCATCAGGGCACTCCTCAAGCACCCGAAGGTCATCCTCAGCCCGAGGAGAATAAAGCTCCTCAGGGAGCTTCTCTGA
- a CDS encoding DUF362 domain-containing protein translates to MPEKIKVIVNEDLCYLCGGCAGVCPTLAIEVHSSGWEFLQDKCISCRICISACPVGALSAEPLEVSE, encoded by the coding sequence ATGCCGGAGAAGATTAAAGTCATTGTGAACGAAGACCTGTGCTACCTCTGCGGGGGATGTGCCGGCGTCTGCCCCACCCTCGCAATTGAGGTTCACTCCAGTGGCTGGGAGTTCCTCCAGGACAAGTGCATAAGCTGCAGGATATGCATCAGCGCCTGCCCCGTTGGAGCGCTCAGCGCCGAACCCCTGGAGGTGAGCGAATGA
- a CDS encoding transcriptional regulator has product MTEPDIFYILGNKVRRDLLSHLTCTECYFSFLSSKVSVSSTAVAKHLKIMEREGILKSYEREGPFIGPARKYYDIAISKTYVATVTPNLFWYRGLDLGEESLEKARIDLSGIPMEHDSLLGMVHSFHELTSELEKVLKALQAVESRREVLMKQIKERYLAEIGDMTQLAILHYILLVGEATVDELSDRLNLKEREVLVKAQELDRFVPLIIKDGTIKIDEERLKQKLGGESNAGED; this is encoded by the coding sequence ATGACTGAACCGGACATCTTTTACATCCTGGGGAACAAGGTGAGGCGCGATCTGCTCAGCCACCTCACCTGTACCGAATGTTACTTCAGCTTCCTGAGCAGCAAGGTTAGCGTTTCTTCGACGGCCGTTGCAAAGCACCTTAAAATCATGGAGCGCGAGGGGATATTGAAGTCCTACGAGAGGGAGGGCCCGTTCATCGGCCCGGCCAGGAAATACTACGACATAGCCATATCAAAGACGTACGTCGCCACGGTCACTCCAAACCTGTTCTGGTACCGCGGACTCGACCTGGGGGAAGAATCCCTGGAAAAAGCCAGGATAGACCTGTCCGGTATCCCTATGGAACATGACTCGCTTCTGGGCATGGTTCACTCATTCCATGAGCTGACTTCGGAGCTTGAAAAGGTTCTCAAGGCCCTTCAGGCAGTTGAGAGCAGGCGCGAGGTGCTCATGAAGCAGATAAAGGAGCGTTACCTGGCGGAGATCGGCGATATGACCCAGCTCGCGATACTGCACTACATTCTCCTCGTCGGAGAGGCCACCGTTGACGAGCTCAGCGACAGGCTCAACCTCAAGGAGAGGGAGGTTCTGGTCAAGGCCCAGGAGCTGGACAGGTTCGTACCGTTAATAATAAAAGACGGCACCATTAAAATTGACGAAGAAAGGCTCAAACAAAAACTTGGCGGTGAAAGCAATGCCGGAGAAGATTAA
- a CDS encoding thioredoxin family protein, with the protein MGLISDADKKVIREEFFSKMTNPVKIIGFIGKEHCQYCDQLKGLVQELSELSDKLTYEFHDFDSEEGRKIAEQYRIDRAPAITLTQDGKDMGVRFFGLPAGHEFGAFLESIVDVSNATTDLMPESKEELAKIDRDVRILVFVTPTCPYCPLAVRMAHKFAIENTNAGKGRILGDMVEAIEYPEWADQYSVMAVPKIVIIVDGEDKVQFEGAYPEKMFMEKLLAALE; encoded by the coding sequence ATGGGACTGATTAGCGACGCTGACAAGAAGGTCATCAGGGAGGAGTTCTTCTCCAAGATGACGAACCCCGTTAAGATTATTGGATTCATAGGCAAGGAGCACTGCCAGTACTGCGACCAGCTCAAGGGGCTGGTTCAGGAGCTCAGCGAGCTCAGCGACAAGCTCACCTACGAGTTCCACGACTTTGACAGTGAGGAGGGCAGGAAGATAGCCGAGCAGTACAGGATCGACCGCGCCCCGGCCATCACTCTCACCCAGGACGGCAAGGACATGGGCGTCAGGTTCTTCGGCCTTCCGGCCGGCCACGAGTTCGGTGCCTTCCTTGAGAGCATCGTCGATGTTAGCAACGCGACCACCGATCTCATGCCCGAGAGCAAGGAGGAGCTTGCCAAGATCGACAGGGACGTCAGGATACTCGTCTTCGTTACCCCGACCTGCCCGTACTGCCCGCTCGCCGTCAGGATGGCCCACAAGTTCGCCATCGAGAACACCAACGCCGGCAAGGGCAGGATACTCGGCGACATGGTCGAGGCCATCGAGTACCCCGAGTGGGCCGACCAGTACAGCGTCATGGCCGTGCCGAAGATCGTCATCATTGTTGATGGCGAGGACAAGGTTCAGTTCGAGGGTGCCTACCCCGAGAAGATGTTCATGGAGAAGCTCCTCGCGGCCCTCGAGTGA